In the Coleofasciculus sp. FACHB-1120 genome, one interval contains:
- a CDS encoding DUF3962 domain-containing protein: MRINYILPGAWELTEEAQTPIYAINVPTAWRQVAKALTARRSRGSYRSIPVRSLDTLISATFPQIIYTNRRSWSGDPVPWIYATDRANIEELPFLVQGWFREEFGATEEVEAAISNLRHQDWQWFSQVYSPSDEEIRWQGIPDYLARQLQGATIAFGLNRQYPLQFYRVNRFEDGAELMSFPPTDIPVGKGKVSVSFVILLKLHTVPWRKEPLIYHALSLRRWVTSSLIKNENGEFRYRGVTAYIGDTRRWLDGAEQPFSFITLRMKRGEEEPYWHPHTITELLRDAGEIPEPKELASNPVYNWHQFNRSNRTVQAAIPVGDRLRRHPCLPGVSPLDLARLDQEIAACLPVERVGEGVRVQQANSRRLTQVSNKRLMLHPEIASPAASKVLRSQPTVLILWETEAIRDALIAELCRLLTLAPTSESNIYAGEYGSLQILTQDVGILGNLLDVGSFSVPARNRQQRRVQCLEERIQLIANSVPRVEGLKGALVEIIEPPNIPEADPKLAWRVGLAQAGYVNQHLHALKEVDEEDTSRKAAQTRTSNKERVKRAVTDLLRQWGVLSNSLIQPEVDYVEPHTWLTCLSILRRTRRTNVQGIPHTAAIMVRVNPVSGEVQATTPQLWRSQRWASYPDVLQHLTAERWEPNSWFDESNDESSEERTLLTQFVAQCLQDCLNTPIADVNNPYVLFMAEAHNTRSKLSWLHNRELLDLAPGNLPNELKRHIQNQEKRDRLWIVRLRTTDDMEVPVYISKNSEGSRTKGVFEWQNVCDQSKRQVYLSISQLPSSAKFVLRRSQSRLDSAKSPAGQVKPLEIAPIYHPGIPAEQLVQFVHSLRKRWLYFADTVALPFPLPFATKAKEYAVSVRDNAETLEAIEEVQLEDE; encoded by the coding sequence ATGAGAATTAACTACATTCTTCCTGGTGCATGGGAACTAACAGAAGAAGCACAAACTCCAATCTACGCAATTAATGTGCCCACGGCATGGCGGCAGGTTGCAAAAGCGTTAACAGCTCGACGTAGTAGAGGAAGCTATCGAAGTATTCCAGTGCGATCGCTCGACACGCTGATCAGCGCAACTTTTCCACAAATTATCTATACAAACCGTAGGAGTTGGAGCGGAGACCCCGTTCCCTGGATTTATGCAACCGATCGAGCCAATATTGAAGAGTTGCCTTTTCTGGTTCAGGGGTGGTTTCGAGAGGAATTTGGCGCAACTGAGGAAGTAGAAGCCGCGATTTCAAATTTAAGACATCAAGATTGGCAGTGGTTCTCTCAAGTATATTCTCCGTCAGATGAAGAGATTCGTTGGCAGGGGATTCCAGACTATCTGGCACGGCAATTGCAGGGAGCAACGATCGCCTTTGGACTTAACCGCCAGTATCCATTGCAATTCTATCGAGTGAATCGGTTTGAAGATGGGGCAGAACTGATGTCTTTTCCCCCCACAGACATCCCGGTCGGTAAAGGAAAAGTTTCGGTTTCGTTTGTAATTCTTCTGAAATTGCATACAGTTCCTTGGCGTAAGGAACCTCTGATCTACCATGCCCTCTCCCTACGTCGATGGGTTACATCTTCCCTAATTAAAAACGAGAATGGAGAATTTCGTTATCGAGGCGTAACTGCCTACATTGGCGATACCCGCCGCTGGTTAGATGGTGCAGAACAGCCCTTTTCATTTATAACCCTTCGCATGAAGCGGGGAGAGGAAGAACCCTACTGGCATCCTCACACCATAACAGAGCTATTGAGAGATGCAGGTGAGATTCCAGAGCCAAAAGAATTAGCATCGAATCCTGTGTACAACTGGCATCAATTTAATCGAAGTAATCGTACGGTTCAAGCAGCAATTCCTGTAGGCGATCGTCTGCGGAGGCATCCTTGTTTACCGGGGGTTAGCCCGTTGGATTTGGCAAGGCTAGATCAGGAGATCGCAGCTTGTCTTCCAGTGGAGCGAGTTGGTGAGGGAGTCAGAGTTCAACAGGCAAATAGTCGGCGATTGACTCAGGTTTCCAACAAAAGATTGATGCTGCATCCCGAAATTGCAAGTCCTGCTGCATCTAAAGTTTTGCGATCGCAACCTACAGTATTGATACTTTGGGAAACAGAGGCAATCAGAGATGCACTCATTGCAGAATTATGCCGTTTACTCACCTTAGCACCAACCTCTGAATCAAATATTTATGCAGGTGAGTATGGCTCTTTGCAAATCCTTACACAAGATGTCGGCATTTTAGGAAATCTGCTTGATGTTGGAAGTTTCTCAGTTCCAGCGAGAAATCGTCAACAACGACGCGTCCAATGCTTGGAGGAGCGAATTCAACTGATTGCAAATTCTGTACCACGAGTGGAGGGACTGAAAGGAGCATTAGTTGAAATAATAGAGCCACCCAACATACCGGAAGCAGATCCAAAACTTGCATGGCGTGTGGGTTTAGCTCAAGCTGGCTATGTCAATCAGCACTTGCACGCTCTGAAGGAAGTTGATGAGGAAGATACAAGCCGCAAAGCTGCACAAACGAGGACATCAAACAAAGAACGAGTCAAACGTGCTGTTACTGACTTATTGAGGCAGTGGGGAGTTTTATCTAATTCGTTAATCCAGCCAGAGGTTGACTATGTTGAGCCACACACCTGGCTAACCTGTCTCAGTATTTTACGACGAACTCGTCGCACAAATGTTCAAGGTATACCCCATACTGCTGCCATCATGGTGCGTGTCAACCCAGTGAGTGGAGAAGTTCAAGCAACAACGCCGCAGTTATGGAGGAGTCAACGCTGGGCTTCCTATCCTGATGTCTTACAGCATCTAACGGCTGAACGATGGGAGCCCAATTCATGGTTTGATGAGTCTAACGACGAATCTAGCGAAGAGAGAACTTTACTCACACAGTTTGTGGCTCAGTGTTTGCAGGATTGTTTGAATACTCCTATTGCTGATGTGAACAATCCTTATGTGCTTTTTATGGCAGAGGCACATAATACTCGAAGCAAACTGAGCTGGCTCCACAATCGAGAGTTGTTAGACCTAGCACCAGGTAATTTGCCGAATGAATTGAAACGACACATTCAGAACCAAGAGAAGCGCGATCGCTTATGGATTGTCCGGTTGCGAACCACCGATGACATGGAAGTACCAGTATATATTTCTAAAAACAGCGAAGGAAGCCGCACTAAGGGAGTGTTTGAATGGCAGAATGTATGCGACCAATCAAAGCGGCAAGTCTACCTCAGCATTAGCCAACTACCCAGCAGTGCTAAATTTGTCCTACGGAGATCGCAATCTCGTTTAGATTCAGCGAAAAGTCCGGCTGGACAAGTAAAACCATTAGAGATAGCTCCGATTTATCATCCAGGCATTCCAGCAGAACAACTTGTCCAATTTGTTCATTCTCTCAGGAAGCGATGGCTTTACTTTGCCGATACCGTTGCCTTACCGTTTCCCCTTCCTTTTGCAACGAAAGCAAAAGAGTATGCAGTCAGTGTTAGAGATAATGCAGAAACGTTAGAAGCAATTGAGGAAGTGCAGCTAGAGGACGAGTAG
- a CDS encoding DUF6602 domain-containing protein, with protein sequence MEFLKRDIAQEYDRIQTRVREDPGTAGDQAGENWPSLLKNWLPANYPIVTKGRIISCEGKVSPPVDILVI encoded by the coding sequence ATGGAATTCCTGAAGAGGGACATTGCTCAAGAGTATGACCGAATCCAGACTCGTGTACGTGAAGATCCAGGTACAGCAGGCGATCAAGCTGGCGAAAACTGGCCTAGCCTGCTTAAAAATTGGCTTCCCGCAAATTATCCCATAGTAACTAAAGGACGCATTATTAGCTGTGAGGGCAAAGTTAGCCCCCCAGTGGATATTCTTGTAATTTAA